One Hyla sarda isolate aHylSar1 unplaced genomic scaffold, aHylSar1.hap1 scaffold_860, whole genome shotgun sequence genomic window carries:
- the LOC130348008 gene encoding histone H2B 1.1, with the protein MPDPAKSAPAPKKGSKKAVTKTQKKDGKKRRKTRKESYAIYVYKVLKQVHPDTGISSKAMGIMNSFVNDIFERIAGEASRLAHYNKRSTITSREIQTAVRLLLPGELAKHAVSEGTKAVTKYTSAK; encoded by the coding sequence ATGCCTGATCCCGCCAAGTCTGCACCAGCCCCCAAGAAGGGCTccaagaaagccgtgaccaagacTCAGAAGAAGGACGGCAAGAAGcggaggaagaccaggaaggaaagctatgccatctacgtgtacaaggtgctcaagcaggtccaccctgacaccggcatctcctccaaggccatgggcatcatgaactcctttgtcaacgatatcttcgAGCGCATCGCAGGAGAAGCCTCCCGCCTGGCTCACTACAACAAGCGCTCCACCATCACCTCCCGGGAGATCCAGACCGCCGTGCGCCTGCTGCTGCCTGGAGAGCTGGCCAAGCACGCCGTGTCCGAGGGCACCAAGGCCGTCACCAAGTACACCAGCGCCAAGTAA
- the LOC130348014 gene encoding histone H2A type 1, giving the protein MSGRGKQGGKVRAKAKTRSSRAGLQFPVGRVHRLLRKGNYAERVGAGAPVYLAAVLEYLTAEILELAGNAARDNKKTRIIPRHLQLAVRNDEELNKLLGGVTIAQGGVLPNIQAVLLPKKTESSKAAKSK; this is encoded by the coding sequence ATGTCTGGACGCGGCAAACAAGGAGGGAAGGTTCGGGCCAAGGCAAAGACCCGCTCATCCCGGGCAGGACTCCAGTTCCCCGTCGGTCGTGTGCACAGGCTCCTCCGCAAAGGGAACTACGCCGAGAGGGTGGGCGCCGGTGCTCCGGTCTACCTGGCCGCTGTGCTGGAGTATTTAACCGCTGAGATCCTGGAATTGGCCGGTAATGCCGCCCGGGACAACAAGAAGACCCGCAtcatcccccgtcacctgcagctggccgtgcgcaatgacgaggagcTGAACAAGCTGCTGGGTGGGGTGACCATCGCCCAGGGAGGCGTCCTGCCCAACATCCAGGCCGTGCTGCTGCCCAAGAAGACCGAGAGCAGCAAAGCGGCCAAGAGCAAGTGA
- the LOC130348010 gene encoding histone H4, whose product MSGRGKGGKGLGKGGAKRHRKVLRDNIQGITKPAIRRLARRGGVKRISGLIYEETRGVLKVFLENVIRDAVTYTEHAKRKTVTAMDVVYALKRQGRTLYGFGG is encoded by the coding sequence ATGTCTGGACGCGGTAAAGGAGGGAAAGGTCTCGGTAAGGGCGGAGCCAAGCGGCACAGGAAGGTGCTCCGGGATAACATCCAGGGCATCACCAAGCCTGCCATCCGCCGTCTAGCTCGCAGGGGAGGTGTGAAGCGCATCTCCGGCCTCATCTATGAAGAGACTCGCGGTGTCCTGAAAGTCTTCCTGGAGAACGTCATCCGTGACGCCGTCACCTACACCGAGCACGCCAAGAGGAAGACCGTCACCGCTATGGACGTGGTGTACGCCCTCAAGCGCCAGGGCCGCACTCTCTACGGCTTCGGAGGTTAA
- the LOC130348003 gene encoding histone H3 codes for MARTKQTARKSTGGKAPRKQLATKAARKSAPATGGVKKPHRYRPGTVALREIRRYQKSTELLIRKLPFQRLVREIAQDFKTDLRFQSSAVMALQEASEAYLVGLFEDTNLCAIHAKRVTIMPKDIQLARRIRGERA; via the coding sequence ATGGCCAGGACCAAGCAGACCGCGCGTAAATCCACCGGAGGGAAAGCTCCCCGCAAGCAGCTGGCTACTAAGGCCGCCAGGAAGAGCGCTCCCGCCACTGGTGGGGTGAAGAAGCCTCACCGCTACCGTCCAGGTACAGTGGCTCTCCGTGAGATCCGCCGCTACCAGAAGTCCACCGAGCTGCTGATCCGGAAGCTCCCCTTCCAGCGCCTGGTAAGAGAGATCGCCCAGGACTTCAAGACTGATCTTCGCTTCCAGAGCTCGGCGGTCATGGCCCTGCAGGAGGCCAGCGAGGCTTACCTGGTGGGACTCTTTGAGGACACCAATCTATGCGCCATCCACGCCAAGAGGGTCACCATCATGCCCAAAGACATCCAGCTGGCCCGCAGGATCCGTGGGGAGAGAGCTTAG
- the LOC130347999 gene encoding histone H1B-like — MAETAPAAAPPADPAAKSKKQPKKSAAGGAKKSHKSSGPSVSELLVKAVSASKERSGVSLAALKKALAAGGYDVDKNNSRLKLAIKGLVTKGTLLQVKGSGASGSFKINKNQLETKDKAAKKKPAAAAKKPAAAKKATKSPKKPKKAPSAAKSPKKAKKPAAAKSPKKAKKPAAAKSPKKPKAAPKKVTKSPAKKAAKPKAAKSPAKKVTKAKKSAAKK; from the coding sequence ATGGCAGAAACCGCACCAGCCGCTGCTCCTCCCGCCGATCCGGCCGCGAAGTCCAAGAAGCAGCCGAAGAAATCAGCCGCAGGGGGCGCTAAGAAAAGCCACAAATCCTCCGGTCCCAGCGTGTCCGAGCTGCTCGTTAAAGCCGTGTCCGCCTCTAAGGAGCGCAGTGGGGTGTCTCTGGCCGCCCTGAAGAAGGCTCTGGCTGCCGGAGGATACGATGTAGACAAGAACAACAGCCGCCTGAAGCTGGCCATCAAGGGGCTGGTGACCAAGGGAACCCTGCTCCAGGTGAAAGGCAGCGGCGCCTCCGGATCCTTCAAGATCAACAAGAACCAGCTGGAGACTAAGGACAAGGCGGCCAAGAAGAAGCCGGCGGCTGCGGCCAAGAAACCTGCAGCAGCTAAGAAAGCGACCAAATCCCCTAAGAAGCCAAAGAAGGCTCCGAGCGCGGCCAAGAGCCCGAAGAAAGCCAAGAAGCCTGCAGCGGCCAAGAGCCCGAAGAAAGCCAAGAAGCCTGCAGCGGCCAAGAGCCCCAAGAAGCCGAAGGCTGCTCCCAAGAAGGTGACCAAGAGCCCGGCTAAGAAGGCGGCCAAACCCAAAGCTGCCAAGAGCCCGGCTAAGAAGGTGACTAAAGCCAAGAAGAGCGCGGCTAAGAAATAA